A stretch of Tripterygium wilfordii isolate XIE 37 chromosome 11, ASM1340144v1, whole genome shotgun sequence DNA encodes these proteins:
- the LOC120009773 gene encoding ankyrin-1 isoform X2 — protein MPPAMAPDASTALAVREKVQQFLNAACTGNLDHLKKVAKQLDDGKDMAKTVADIKDANKRGALHFAAREGQIDVCKYLIEELKLDVDPKDESDETPLLHAARQGHTEIAKYLLECGANFSIASDIGATALHQAAGIGNIELLRYLLSRGAEVDSESDAGTPLIWAAGNDQEEAVKVLLEHQANAGANVNIIAGGATPLHIATDNGNLELINCLLKAGADPNAMDEVGEKAIQVAAAKGNRAAVEILFLLTSKVDSIPEWTVDGLLEHMQSETSKQEETTKEIEVKAPEDKEVLKTNLPVVSPEAKKKAAEAKARGHEAFNRQDYYMAIDAYTQGSDLDPTDATLLSNRSLCWIRLGQAEHALVDAKACRALKPDWPKACYREGAALRLLQKFDEAANAFYEGVTLDPENKALVDAFSEAVEAGRKFHGTDKGKS, from the exons ATGCCTCCTGCTATGGCCCCTGACGCTTCTACTGCCCTTGCAG TGAGGGAGAAAGTTCAGCAATTTCTAAATGCTGCTTGTACTGGGAATCTTGATCATCTTAAGA AAGTAGCAAAGCAGCTTGATGATGGAAAAGATATGGCGAAAACAGTGGCGGATATTAAGGATGCAAATAAGCGAGGTGCGCTTCATTTTGCAGCGAGAGAGGGCCAGATCGACGTATGCAAGTACTTGATTGAGGAATTGAAGCTTGATGTTGACCCAAAAGATGAAAGTG ATGAGACTCCTCTTCTTCATGCTGCCCGGCAAGGTCATACCGAGATTGCCAAATACCTTCTCGAGTGTGGTGCCAATTTTTCTATAGCTAGTGACATAGGGGCCACTGCTTTGCATCAGGCTGCAGGAATAG GGAATATTGAATTGCTGAGATATTTGCTCTCCAGAGGAGCTGAAGTTGATTCCGAAAGTGATGCTGGGACTCCTTTGATTTGGGCTGCTGGTAACGACCAGGAAGAAGCAGTTAAAGTTTTGTTAGAGCACCAGGCAAAt GCAGGTGCCAACGTTAATATTATTGCTGGTGGTGCCACCCCATTGCATATTGCCACTGATAATGGGAATCTTGAACTTATAAACTGTTTACTTAAAGCTGGAGCTGATCCTAATGCCATGGATGAG GTCGGTGAGAAGGCAATACAAGTTGCTGCTGCAAAAGGCAATCGTGCAGCTGTTGagatcctttttcttttgacGTCAAAAGTTGACAGTATTCCAGAGTGGACAGTCGATGGACTTCTCGAACATATGCAATCTGAAACTAGCAAACAG gaagaaacaacaaaagagaTTGAAGTTAAAGCCCCAGAAGATAAGGAAGTCTTAAAGACGAATCTTCCTGtg GTGTCAcctgaagcaaagaagaaagcTGCAGAAGCAAAAGCAAGAGGACATGAGGCATTCAATAGACAGGATTATTATATGGCTATAGATGCTTATACACAA GGAAGTGATTTGGACCCCACAGATGCCACCTTACTCTCTAATAGAAGCCTTTGTTGGATACGTTTAGGACAAGCTGAGCATGCCTTGGTGGATGCAAAGGCTTGCAGAGCATTAAAACCTGATTGGCCAAAAGCTTGCTACCGAGAAGGTGCAGCGTTGCGTTTATTACAG AAGTTTGATGAAGCTGCCAATGCTTTCTATGAAGGTGTAACGCTTGACCCAGAAAATAAGGCGCTTGTGGATGCTTTTAG
- the LOC120009773 gene encoding ankyrin-1 isoform X3 has translation MPPAMAPDASTALAVREKVQQFLNAACTGNLDHLKKVAKQLDDGKDMAKTVADIKDANKRGALHFAAREGQIDVCKYLIEELKLDVDPKDESDETPLLHAARQGHTEIAKYLLECGANFSIASDIGATALHQAAGIGNIELLRYLLSRGAEVDSESDAGTPLIWAAGNDQEEAVKVLLEHQANPNAATEDDVTPLLSAVAAGSLACSNLLVQAGANVNIIAGGATPLHIATDNGNLELINCLLKAGADPNAMDEVGEKAIQVAAAKGNRAAVEILFLLTSKVDSIPEWTVDGLLEHMQSETSKQEETTKEIEVKAPEDKEVLKTNLPVVSPEAKKKAAEAKARGHEAFNRQDYYMAIDAYTQGSDLDPTDATLLSNRSLCWIRLGQAEHALVDAKACRALKPDWPKACYREGAALRLLQV, from the exons ATGCCTCCTGCTATGGCCCCTGACGCTTCTACTGCCCTTGCAG TGAGGGAGAAAGTTCAGCAATTTCTAAATGCTGCTTGTACTGGGAATCTTGATCATCTTAAGA AAGTAGCAAAGCAGCTTGATGATGGAAAAGATATGGCGAAAACAGTGGCGGATATTAAGGATGCAAATAAGCGAGGTGCGCTTCATTTTGCAGCGAGAGAGGGCCAGATCGACGTATGCAAGTACTTGATTGAGGAATTGAAGCTTGATGTTGACCCAAAAGATGAAAGTG ATGAGACTCCTCTTCTTCATGCTGCCCGGCAAGGTCATACCGAGATTGCCAAATACCTTCTCGAGTGTGGTGCCAATTTTTCTATAGCTAGTGACATAGGGGCCACTGCTTTGCATCAGGCTGCAGGAATAG GGAATATTGAATTGCTGAGATATTTGCTCTCCAGAGGAGCTGAAGTTGATTCCGAAAGTGATGCTGGGACTCCTTTGATTTGGGCTGCTGGTAACGACCAGGAAGAAGCAGTTAAAGTTTTGTTAGAGCACCAGGCAAAt CCTAATGCTGCAACTGAAGATGATGTTACTCCATTGCTATCAGCAGTAGCGGCCGGGTCATTAGCATGCTCAAACTTGCTGGTTCAG GCAGGTGCCAACGTTAATATTATTGCTGGTGGTGCCACCCCATTGCATATTGCCACTGATAATGGGAATCTTGAACTTATAAACTGTTTACTTAAAGCTGGAGCTGATCCTAATGCCATGGATGAG GTCGGTGAGAAGGCAATACAAGTTGCTGCTGCAAAAGGCAATCGTGCAGCTGTTGagatcctttttcttttgacGTCAAAAGTTGACAGTATTCCAGAGTGGACAGTCGATGGACTTCTCGAACATATGCAATCTGAAACTAGCAAACAG gaagaaacaacaaaagagaTTGAAGTTAAAGCCCCAGAAGATAAGGAAGTCTTAAAGACGAATCTTCCTGtg GTGTCAcctgaagcaaagaagaaagcTGCAGAAGCAAAAGCAAGAGGACATGAGGCATTCAATAGACAGGATTATTATATGGCTATAGATGCTTATACACAA GGAAGTGATTTGGACCCCACAGATGCCACCTTACTCTCTAATAGAAGCCTTTGTTGGATACGTTTAGGACAAGCTGAGCATGCCTTGGTGGATGCAAAGGCTTGCAGAGCATTAAAACCTGATTGGCCAAAAGCTTGCTACCGAGAAGGTGCAGCGTTGCGTTTATTACAG GTGTAA
- the LOC120009773 gene encoding ankyrin-1 isoform X1 yields the protein MPPAMAPDASTALAVREKVQQFLNAACTGNLDHLKKVAKQLDDGKDMAKTVADIKDANKRGALHFAAREGQIDVCKYLIEELKLDVDPKDESDETPLLHAARQGHTEIAKYLLECGANFSIASDIGATALHQAAGIGNIELLRYLLSRGAEVDSESDAGTPLIWAAGNDQEEAVKVLLEHQANPNAATEDDVTPLLSAVAAGSLACSNLLVQAGANVNIIAGGATPLHIATDNGNLELINCLLKAGADPNAMDEVGEKAIQVAAAKGNRAAVEILFLLTSKVDSIPEWTVDGLLEHMQSETSKQEETTKEIEVKAPEDKEVLKTNLPVVSPEAKKKAAEAKARGHEAFNRQDYYMAIDAYTQGSDLDPTDATLLSNRSLCWIRLGQAEHALVDAKACRALKPDWPKACYREGAALRLLQKFDEAANAFYEGVTLDPENKALVDAFSEAVEAGRKFHGTDKGKS from the exons ATGCCTCCTGCTATGGCCCCTGACGCTTCTACTGCCCTTGCAG TGAGGGAGAAAGTTCAGCAATTTCTAAATGCTGCTTGTACTGGGAATCTTGATCATCTTAAGA AAGTAGCAAAGCAGCTTGATGATGGAAAAGATATGGCGAAAACAGTGGCGGATATTAAGGATGCAAATAAGCGAGGTGCGCTTCATTTTGCAGCGAGAGAGGGCCAGATCGACGTATGCAAGTACTTGATTGAGGAATTGAAGCTTGATGTTGACCCAAAAGATGAAAGTG ATGAGACTCCTCTTCTTCATGCTGCCCGGCAAGGTCATACCGAGATTGCCAAATACCTTCTCGAGTGTGGTGCCAATTTTTCTATAGCTAGTGACATAGGGGCCACTGCTTTGCATCAGGCTGCAGGAATAG GGAATATTGAATTGCTGAGATATTTGCTCTCCAGAGGAGCTGAAGTTGATTCCGAAAGTGATGCTGGGACTCCTTTGATTTGGGCTGCTGGTAACGACCAGGAAGAAGCAGTTAAAGTTTTGTTAGAGCACCAGGCAAAt CCTAATGCTGCAACTGAAGATGATGTTACTCCATTGCTATCAGCAGTAGCGGCCGGGTCATTAGCATGCTCAAACTTGCTGGTTCAG GCAGGTGCCAACGTTAATATTATTGCTGGTGGTGCCACCCCATTGCATATTGCCACTGATAATGGGAATCTTGAACTTATAAACTGTTTACTTAAAGCTGGAGCTGATCCTAATGCCATGGATGAG GTCGGTGAGAAGGCAATACAAGTTGCTGCTGCAAAAGGCAATCGTGCAGCTGTTGagatcctttttcttttgacGTCAAAAGTTGACAGTATTCCAGAGTGGACAGTCGATGGACTTCTCGAACATATGCAATCTGAAACTAGCAAACAG gaagaaacaacaaaagagaTTGAAGTTAAAGCCCCAGAAGATAAGGAAGTCTTAAAGACGAATCTTCCTGtg GTGTCAcctgaagcaaagaagaaagcTGCAGAAGCAAAAGCAAGAGGACATGAGGCATTCAATAGACAGGATTATTATATGGCTATAGATGCTTATACACAA GGAAGTGATTTGGACCCCACAGATGCCACCTTACTCTCTAATAGAAGCCTTTGTTGGATACGTTTAGGACAAGCTGAGCATGCCTTGGTGGATGCAAAGGCTTGCAGAGCATTAAAACCTGATTGGCCAAAAGCTTGCTACCGAGAAGGTGCAGCGTTGCGTTTATTACAG AAGTTTGATGAAGCTGCCAATGCTTTCTATGAAGGTGTAACGCTTGACCCAGAAAATAAGGCGCTTGTGGATGCTTTTAG
- the LOC120009773 gene encoding ankyrin-1 isoform X4 yields the protein MAKTVADIKDANKRGALHFAAREGQIDVCKYLIEELKLDVDPKDESDETPLLHAARQGHTEIAKYLLECGANFSIASDIGATALHQAAGIGNIELLRYLLSRGAEVDSESDAGTPLIWAAGNDQEEAVKVLLEHQANPNAATEDDVTPLLSAVAAGSLACSNLLVQAGANVNIIAGGATPLHIATDNGNLELINCLLKAGADPNAMDEVGEKAIQVAAAKGNRAAVEILFLLTSKVDSIPEWTVDGLLEHMQSETSKQEETTKEIEVKAPEDKEVLKTNLPVVSPEAKKKAAEAKARGHEAFNRQDYYMAIDAYTQGSDLDPTDATLLSNRSLCWIRLGQAEHALVDAKACRALKPDWPKACYREGAALRLLQKFDEAANAFYEGVTLDPENKALVDAFSEAVEAGRKFHGTDKGKS from the exons ATGGCGAAAACAGTGGCGGATATTAAGGATGCAAATAAGCGAGGTGCGCTTCATTTTGCAGCGAGAGAGGGCCAGATCGACGTATGCAAGTACTTGATTGAGGAATTGAAGCTTGATGTTGACCCAAAAGATGAAAGTG ATGAGACTCCTCTTCTTCATGCTGCCCGGCAAGGTCATACCGAGATTGCCAAATACCTTCTCGAGTGTGGTGCCAATTTTTCTATAGCTAGTGACATAGGGGCCACTGCTTTGCATCAGGCTGCAGGAATAG GGAATATTGAATTGCTGAGATATTTGCTCTCCAGAGGAGCTGAAGTTGATTCCGAAAGTGATGCTGGGACTCCTTTGATTTGGGCTGCTGGTAACGACCAGGAAGAAGCAGTTAAAGTTTTGTTAGAGCACCAGGCAAAt CCTAATGCTGCAACTGAAGATGATGTTACTCCATTGCTATCAGCAGTAGCGGCCGGGTCATTAGCATGCTCAAACTTGCTGGTTCAG GCAGGTGCCAACGTTAATATTATTGCTGGTGGTGCCACCCCATTGCATATTGCCACTGATAATGGGAATCTTGAACTTATAAACTGTTTACTTAAAGCTGGAGCTGATCCTAATGCCATGGATGAG GTCGGTGAGAAGGCAATACAAGTTGCTGCTGCAAAAGGCAATCGTGCAGCTGTTGagatcctttttcttttgacGTCAAAAGTTGACAGTATTCCAGAGTGGACAGTCGATGGACTTCTCGAACATATGCAATCTGAAACTAGCAAACAG gaagaaacaacaaaagagaTTGAAGTTAAAGCCCCAGAAGATAAGGAAGTCTTAAAGACGAATCTTCCTGtg GTGTCAcctgaagcaaagaagaaagcTGCAGAAGCAAAAGCAAGAGGACATGAGGCATTCAATAGACAGGATTATTATATGGCTATAGATGCTTATACACAA GGAAGTGATTTGGACCCCACAGATGCCACCTTACTCTCTAATAGAAGCCTTTGTTGGATACGTTTAGGACAAGCTGAGCATGCCTTGGTGGATGCAAAGGCTTGCAGAGCATTAAAACCTGATTGGCCAAAAGCTTGCTACCGAGAAGGTGCAGCGTTGCGTTTATTACAG AAGTTTGATGAAGCTGCCAATGCTTTCTATGAAGGTGTAACGCTTGACCCAGAAAATAAGGCGCTTGTGGATGCTTTTAG